Proteins encoded within one genomic window of Citricoccus muralis:
- the mnhG gene encoding monovalent cation/H(+) antiporter subunit G, with the protein MADIAILQGADGWDVAAAVLIIAGTALSAVAGIGLLRFPDLLSRMHAATKPQVLGLLLVLIGLACVWQAWVWLPILVVAWALQLITAPVSAHLVGRAAYRTKHLKPEYLYTDELFDVVVSQEETDVTTAPKPPRAERPHPRPAKPAKPAKPAK; encoded by the coding sequence GTGGCTGATATTGCCATCCTGCAGGGCGCCGATGGGTGGGACGTCGCCGCCGCCGTGCTCATCATTGCCGGCACCGCCCTGTCCGCCGTGGCGGGCATCGGTCTGCTCCGCTTCCCGGATCTGCTCTCGCGCATGCACGCGGCCACCAAGCCGCAGGTGCTCGGGTTGCTTCTCGTGCTGATCGGACTCGCCTGCGTGTGGCAGGCCTGGGTGTGGCTGCCGATCCTCGTGGTGGCCTGGGCGTTGCAGCTCATCACCGCCCCGGTCTCGGCGCACCTGGTCGGCCGCGCAGCCTACCGGACCAAGCACCTCAAACCCGAATACCTCTACACCGACGAGCTGTTCGACGTCGTGGTCAGCCAGGAAGAAACGGATGTGACGACGGCGCCCAAGCCGCCCCGGGCCGAACGCCCGCACCCGCGCCCGGCGAAGCCAGCCAAACCGGCTAAGCCCGCAAAATAA
- a CDS encoding Na+/H+ antiporter subunit D — protein MTDFHFVSLAPLAIIMPILGAAAAFMMVRRPKAQIAVTVTAIVLTLILDIALLAHVWDTGAVAVFLGGWEAPIGITLVVDRFSALMLVVSSAIVLAVLLYASAQGVAESDGSGPVSIFHPTYLILVAGVSNAFLAGDLFNLYVGFEILLTASYVLLTLGGTGPRVRAGVTYVVVSVVSSIVFLIAIAMIYGATGTVNMADLAIKLAELNPALQQVLHIMLLVGFGIKAAVFPLSFWLPDSYPTAPAPVTAVFAGLLTKVGVYALVRTETLLFPGDRVNTLLMIVALLTMIVGILGALAQTDIKRVLSFTLVSHIGYMIFGLGLSNVVGLGATIFYVVHHITLQTSLFLVTGLIEFRAGTASTTRLGSMLKLSPLIAVLYLIPALNLGGIPPFSGFLGKLGLMQAGVGQGSGLAMLLVVGSVVTSLLTLLVMMRIWARVFWRKVEDVEDPPSRLVEELERVETGRRPLRTTNAGLALPTLGLVGLGVAFTAVAGPLYDLSDQAAEDMLVRTPYIEAVLGPEAASQGSLDLEVLTDYGIEMPADSSDSPGEFRSVGDSNGHNSSESDDETGGQP, from the coding sequence ATGACCGATTTCCACTTCGTGTCCCTGGCCCCGCTGGCCATCATCATGCCGATCCTCGGCGCAGCCGCGGCGTTCATGATGGTGCGCCGTCCCAAGGCCCAGATCGCGGTCACCGTCACCGCGATTGTGCTCACCCTGATCCTCGATATCGCCCTGCTGGCCCACGTCTGGGACACCGGCGCCGTCGCAGTCTTCCTCGGTGGCTGGGAGGCGCCGATCGGCATCACCCTGGTGGTCGACCGGTTCTCCGCGCTGATGCTGGTGGTCTCCTCGGCGATCGTGCTCGCGGTGCTGCTCTACGCCTCGGCGCAGGGCGTGGCCGAATCCGATGGGAGCGGGCCCGTCTCGATCTTCCACCCCACCTACCTGATTCTGGTGGCCGGGGTGTCCAACGCCTTTTTGGCCGGAGACCTGTTCAACCTCTACGTCGGGTTCGAGATTCTGCTGACCGCATCCTATGTGCTGCTCACCTTGGGCGGGACCGGGCCCCGTGTGCGCGCCGGCGTCACCTATGTGGTGGTCTCCGTGGTCTCCTCCATCGTGTTCTTGATCGCTATCGCGATGATCTATGGGGCCACCGGCACCGTGAACATGGCGGACCTGGCGATCAAACTGGCCGAACTGAACCCGGCGCTGCAACAGGTGCTGCACATCATGCTGCTGGTCGGATTCGGCATCAAGGCTGCGGTGTTCCCGTTGTCCTTCTGGCTGCCCGACTCCTACCCGACCGCACCGGCCCCGGTCACCGCCGTCTTCGCCGGACTGCTCACTAAGGTCGGCGTCTACGCGCTGGTCCGCACCGAGACCCTGCTGTTCCCCGGCGACCGGGTGAACACCCTGTTGATGATCGTGGCCCTACTGACCATGATCGTCGGTATTCTGGGCGCGCTCGCGCAGACCGACATCAAACGTGTGCTGTCCTTCACCCTGGTCTCGCACATCGGCTACATGATCTTCGGGCTCGGCCTGTCCAATGTGGTCGGTCTGGGTGCCACGATCTTCTACGTGGTTCACCACATCACGTTGCAAACCTCACTGTTCCTGGTGACCGGACTCATCGAATTCCGGGCCGGCACCGCCTCCACCACTCGGCTGGGCTCCATGCTGAAGCTCTCCCCGCTGATCGCGGTGCTCTACCTGATCCCGGCGTTGAACCTGGGCGGCATCCCGCCGTTCTCCGGGTTCCTGGGCAAGCTCGGACTCATGCAGGCTGGTGTGGGCCAGGGCAGCGGGCTGGCGATGCTGCTCGTCGTCGGTTCCGTGGTGACCTCGCTGCTCACCCTGCTGGTGATGATGCGCATCTGGGCGCGCGTGTTCTGGCGCAAGGTCGAAGACGTCGAAGACCCGCCCTCGCGCCTGGTCGAGGAGCTCGAGCGTGTCGAGACCGGACGCCGACCGCTGCGCACCACCAACGCCGGACTGGCGCTGCCCACCTTGGGGCTGGTCGGCCTCGGCGTCGCCTTCACCGCGGTGGCCGGTCCGCTCTACGACCTCTCCGATCAAGCCGCCGAGGACATGCTGGTCCGCACCCCCTACATCGAAGCGGTGCTCGGCCCTGAGGCCGCCTCCCAGGGCTCCCTCGACCTGGAAGTTCTCACCGACTACGGCATCGAGATGCCCGCGGACTCCAGCGACTCGCCCGGTGAGTTCCGCTCCGTGGGGGACTCCAACGGCCACAACTCTTCGGAATCCGACGACGAGACGGGAGGCCAGCCGTGA
- a CDS encoding Na+/H+ antiporter subunit A has product MLIVLIALFAVAMVAPLIFRVMDRSGFLVLAAVPAAGFIWLCTQLPHILASEELLAAGSGADGAGDPLVQTFDWLPSLGVQLSFRMDTLAAFMGLIVLGVGALVLVYCARYFSAGDPKLGSFGAVLLAFAGAMFGLVTTDDLLILYIFWEITSVLSFLLIGHAGHRIFARRSALTALVVTTFGGLAMLIGLLMLGEAAGTYRISDIVLAAPEMLTGPYAGAFMGWAIALVLIGALTKSAQVPFHFWLPAAMAAPTPVSAYLHAAAMVKAGIYLVARLAPGFAEMATWQGLVLGVGMWTMLVGGWRALRQTDIKLVLAYGTVSQLGFLMIANGFGYRDAAMAGLAMLLAHSLFKAPLFMIVGTIDKKAGTRDLTKLSGLWRSQPWLFACALVGAASMAGIPPLFGFMAKESVLEQALHWAEVNTGAIGDSFWHAAWMWAPLVAIVVGSVFTVAYTARFIWGGFATKPAALDPDVDVATLAPNQKMPDTELSRTVSWLGLSPVLLLSLACLVLPFVPEWTGALPTAFGATAAPLQPDDEPAYLALWHGFNVPLLLSGVMLVLGLGAFLLRDRVSAAQDQVPTWFDAARAYRTFMGKLDAFGVWVTGRTQRGELSFYLFIILGVTVGGPLIAMLFPWHDDEGAVTLSNVAFFADWQLTASPALIVVVLAVIIATFTAMVARKRFMTIMLVSVTGYGLAAIFALQGAPDLALTQLLVESIILVAMVLGLRVLPSRVEGARGRNDRWSRALLAVSFGLVMMWVAATVMASRVADPISLDMPQLAYDIGGGSNVVNVILVDIRAWDTFGEITVLAAAATGVASLVFIQQRDRRRRQLGDVADGSVGRVRVPEKGIAKDELATMRRFATVERDAWLVAGRTLAPERRSIIFEVVTRLIFHAVIVLSIYLLLAGHNTPGGGFAGGLIAGLALTIRYLAGGRYELEQALPVPAGVVLGSGLAIAAISGVVPLIFGGQVFQSYDLEATLPLFGYIHPVSSVAFDVGVYLVVVGLVVDVLRSLGSEVDRRAEADTRSQGEAERRRRQARRNAAAAQSASAPTSTPSAPAPSGPSEGSSR; this is encoded by the coding sequence GTGCTCATTGTCTTGATTGCACTGTTCGCGGTCGCCATGGTGGCCCCCCTCATTTTCCGTGTGATGGACCGCAGCGGCTTTCTGGTGCTGGCTGCGGTTCCGGCGGCGGGGTTCATCTGGCTCTGCACCCAGCTGCCGCACATTCTCGCTTCCGAAGAACTGCTCGCTGCTGGATCCGGGGCCGACGGCGCGGGGGATCCGCTGGTCCAGACCTTCGACTGGCTGCCCTCCCTGGGAGTGCAGCTCAGCTTCCGGATGGACACACTGGCCGCGTTCATGGGGCTCATCGTGCTCGGCGTGGGCGCGCTGGTGCTCGTCTACTGTGCCCGGTATTTCTCCGCGGGCGACCCCAAACTCGGTTCCTTCGGCGCGGTGCTGCTGGCCTTCGCCGGTGCCATGTTCGGGCTGGTGACCACCGATGACCTGCTGATTCTCTACATCTTCTGGGAGATCACCTCGGTGCTCTCCTTCCTGCTGATCGGCCACGCCGGTCACCGCATTTTCGCCCGCCGTTCCGCGCTGACCGCGCTGGTGGTCACCACCTTCGGCGGCCTGGCCATGCTGATTGGCCTGCTCATGCTGGGCGAAGCCGCCGGAACCTATCGCATCTCCGACATCGTGCTGGCGGCCCCCGAGATGCTCACCGGGCCCTACGCCGGGGCGTTCATGGGCTGGGCCATCGCGCTGGTGCTCATCGGCGCGCTCACCAAATCCGCCCAGGTCCCCTTCCACTTCTGGCTCCCGGCCGCGATGGCCGCCCCCACCCCGGTGTCTGCGTACCTGCACGCCGCCGCGATGGTGAAAGCCGGCATCTACCTGGTGGCCCGCCTGGCCCCGGGCTTCGCCGAAATGGCCACCTGGCAGGGACTCGTGCTCGGCGTCGGCATGTGGACTATGCTCGTCGGCGGCTGGCGGGCCCTGCGCCAAACCGACATTAAGTTGGTGCTCGCCTACGGCACCGTCTCCCAGCTGGGCTTCCTGATGATCGCCAATGGTTTCGGCTACCGCGACGCCGCTATGGCCGGTCTCGCCATGCTGTTGGCGCACTCACTGTTCAAGGCGCCGCTGTTCATGATCGTCGGCACCATCGACAAGAAAGCCGGCACCCGCGACCTCACCAAGCTCTCCGGACTGTGGCGCAGCCAGCCGTGGCTGTTTGCCTGCGCGCTCGTCGGCGCCGCCTCGATGGCGGGCATTCCGCCGCTGTTCGGCTTCATGGCCAAAGAGTCTGTGCTGGAACAGGCGCTCCACTGGGCCGAGGTGAACACCGGCGCTATCGGGGATTCCTTCTGGCACGCCGCCTGGATGTGGGCCCCGCTGGTGGCTATCGTCGTCGGTTCGGTGTTCACCGTGGCCTACACGGCGCGTTTCATCTGGGGCGGTTTCGCCACCAAACCGGCCGCACTGGACCCCGACGTCGACGTCGCCACCCTGGCCCCGAACCAGAAAATGCCCGATACCGAGCTCAGCCGCACCGTGTCCTGGCTGGGACTCAGCCCCGTGCTGCTGCTCTCACTGGCCTGCCTGGTGCTGCCGTTCGTGCCCGAATGGACCGGCGCGCTACCCACCGCGTTCGGCGCCACCGCCGCGCCTCTCCAGCCCGACGACGAGCCCGCTTACCTGGCGCTCTGGCACGGGTTCAATGTGCCACTGCTGCTGTCCGGGGTGATGCTGGTCCTCGGCCTGGGTGCCTTCCTGCTGCGCGACAGGGTATCCGCAGCCCAGGACCAGGTGCCTACCTGGTTCGACGCCGCCCGGGCGTACCGCACCTTCATGGGCAAGCTCGATGCGTTCGGGGTGTGGGTCACCGGGCGCACCCAGCGCGGTGAGCTCAGCTTCTACCTGTTCATCATTCTCGGCGTCACCGTGGGCGGCCCGCTGATCGCGATGCTGTTCCCCTGGCACGACGACGAAGGCGCCGTGACGCTGAGCAACGTCGCATTCTTTGCCGACTGGCAACTCACCGCCAGCCCAGCGCTGATCGTGGTGGTGCTGGCCGTGATCATCGCCACCTTCACCGCGATGGTGGCCCGCAAACGCTTCATGACCATCATGCTGGTCTCCGTGACGGGGTACGGGCTGGCCGCGATTTTCGCACTCCAGGGCGCCCCTGACCTGGCGCTGACCCAACTGCTCGTCGAGTCCATCATCCTGGTGGCCATGGTGCTCGGATTGCGCGTACTGCCGTCCCGCGTGGAGGGTGCCCGCGGGCGCAACGACCGCTGGTCCCGCGCCCTGCTCGCCGTCAGCTTCGGCCTGGTGATGATGTGGGTCGCTGCCACCGTGATGGCTTCCCGGGTGGCGGATCCGATTTCGCTGGACATGCCGCAACTCGCGTATGACATCGGCGGCGGGTCCAACGTCGTCAACGTGATCCTGGTGGACATCCGCGCCTGGGATACCTTCGGCGAAATCACCGTGCTCGCCGCGGCCGCCACGGGCGTGGCCTCGCTGGTGTTCATCCAGCAGCGCGACCGCCGCCGCCGGCAGCTTGGCGACGTCGCTGATGGTTCCGTGGGTCGGGTGCGTGTCCCCGAAAAGGGCATCGCCAAGGACGAACTGGCCACCATGCGCCGCTTCGCCACGGTGGAGCGCGACGCGTGGCTGGTCGCCGGGCGCACTCTGGCGCCGGAACGCCGCTCGATCATCTTCGAGGTGGTCACCCGGCTGATCTTCCACGCCGTCATCGTGCTCTCCATCTACCTGCTGCTCGCCGGGCACAACACCCCCGGCGGCGGTTTCGCGGGCGGACTCATCGCCGGACTCGCCCTCACCATCCGCTACCTGGCGGGGGGCCGCTATGAGCTCGAACAAGCACTCCCGGTTCCGGCAGGTGTGGTGTTGGGCTCCGGGCTGGCCATTGCGGCGATTTCGGGCGTGGTGCCGCTGATCTTCGGAGGCCAGGTCTTCCAGTCCTATGATCTGGAAGCCACGCTGCCCCTCTTCGGCTACATCCACCCGGTGTCCTCCGTGGCGTTCGACGTCGGCGTCTACCTCGTCGTCGTGGGACTCGTGGTGGACGTGCTGCGCTCGCTAGGCTCCGAAGTGGACCGCCGTGCCGAGGCTGATACCCGCAGCCAGGGTGAGGCCGAACGACGTCGCCGCCAGGCCCGCCGCAACGCCGCCGCAGCCCAGAGCGCCTCAGCACCGACCTCGACCCCGTCCGCTCCGGCCCCGTCCGGCCCCAGTGAAGGGAGCAGCCGATGA
- a CDS encoding Na(+)/H(+) antiporter subunit C translates to MTLTAVLILAMGVLFTGAIYLILERTLTRVLLGLVLFTNGTNLLIVLMAGDAGLAPLVRNGVSPDEYFDPLPQALTLTAIVISFATTSFLLAMIYRSWKLARRDEVQADTEDLKVAEQPSFDAEEDAELHEEDSEFITDAEDPNAHYEHATEASPKAPARTQHTDRTHRSTQGDDV, encoded by the coding sequence ATGACCTTGACCGCTGTGTTGATCCTGGCCATGGGCGTGCTGTTCACCGGCGCGATCTACTTGATCCTGGAGCGTACCCTGACCCGAGTGCTGCTCGGACTGGTGCTGTTCACCAATGGCACGAACCTGCTCATCGTGCTGATGGCCGGAGACGCCGGGCTCGCCCCGCTGGTGCGCAACGGGGTCTCCCCGGACGAGTACTTCGACCCGCTGCCGCAGGCGCTGACGCTGACCGCCATCGTCATCTCCTTCGCCACCACCTCCTTCCTGCTCGCGATGATCTACCGGTCCTGGAAGCTGGCCCGCCGCGACGAAGTCCAGGCAGACACCGAAGACCTCAAGGTGGCCGAGCAGCCCTCCTTCGACGCCGAAGAGGATGCCGAACTGCACGAAGAGGACTCCGAGTTCATCACCGACGCCGAAGACCCGAACGCCCATTACGAGCACGCGACCGAAGCCTCCCCGAAGGCCCCCGCTCGGACGCAGCACACTGACCGGACGCACCGCTCCACCCAGGGGGACGACGTATGA
- a CDS encoding DUF4235 domain-containing protein, translating into MNNLAEKLLTTGISLAGGYIGTKVVEAGWKAFTGEDAPKDVDDADQSLVRAVVFATITAGISALIRVASQRGAAKAIATFQDRRAAKLGRLEV; encoded by the coding sequence ATGAACAACCTGGCCGAGAAGCTGCTGACCACCGGTATTTCACTGGCGGGAGGCTACATCGGGACGAAGGTCGTGGAGGCCGGCTGGAAGGCGTTCACCGGTGAGGATGCACCGAAGGACGTCGACGACGCGGATCAGTCGCTGGTGCGCGCCGTCGTGTTCGCCACCATTACTGCGGGTATTTCCGCGCTGATCCGGGTGGCGTCGCAGCGCGGTGCGGCAAAGGCGATCGCGACCTTCCAGGATCGCCGAGCCGCCAAGCTCGGCCGCCTCGAGGTCTGA
- a CDS encoding Na+/H+ antiporter subunit E yields MSDTTESSAAPRYRHTIEDQISLWSQWPTVIGLTLLWCALWQDFRPGTLLIGLAVALFVLWAFRLPRVPFPGRMNLWYTVVFTVVFLWKIVLASIDVARDAIVKGPNIINSVVAVRLRSHDDLIVTAVGHALALIPGSLVIDVDRPSSTLYLHVLDAENQEQVDAFRQASLSIEARIIRAIGSREDYALVRAEDQAGDGVIRRHLENTASDTGSDAGADAVSEAEKGDRA; encoded by the coding sequence GTGAGCGACACCACCGAATCCAGTGCGGCACCGCGCTACCGCCACACCATTGAAGACCAGATCTCCCTGTGGAGCCAGTGGCCCACCGTCATCGGCCTGACCCTGCTGTGGTGCGCCCTATGGCAGGATTTCCGCCCGGGCACCCTGCTGATCGGCCTCGCCGTCGCCCTCTTCGTCCTCTGGGCGTTCCGGCTACCGCGCGTACCCTTCCCGGGCCGGATGAACCTCTGGTACACCGTCGTGTTCACTGTGGTGTTCCTGTGGAAGATCGTGCTCGCCTCCATCGACGTAGCCCGGGACGCCATCGTGAAGGGCCCCAACATCATCAACTCGGTGGTCGCAGTGCGGCTGCGCAGCCACGACGACCTGATTGTCACCGCCGTCGGTCATGCGCTCGCTCTGATCCCGGGGTCGCTGGTGATCGACGTCGACCGGCCCTCCTCCACCCTGTACCTGCACGTGCTCGACGCCGAAAACCAGGAACAGGTGGATGCCTTCCGTCAAGCGTCGCTGTCGATTGAGGCACGGATTATCCGCGCCATCGGCTCCCGCGAGGATTACGCCCTGGTGCGTGCCGAAGATCAGGCCGGCGACGGCGTGATCCGCCGCCATCTGGAGAACACCGCGTCCGACACTGGGTCCGACGCCGGGGCAGACGCCGTATCCGAGGCTGAGAAGGGAGACCGCGCATGA
- a CDS encoding monovalent cation/H+ antiporter complex subunit F, with translation MMIAEWGLLNWAAAICLVFLTIGLIGAVYRIVRGPSILDRAIATDVLLITLSSGLVVAMVLQDTTDYIIFVVVASVIGFVGSVTLARYTVDAVPEVKRHMEDAEHTDHEHQAGRSSVTGRNAEETLGEIGAVAGMTGSVDAPDSPEGTLHGADHRGAGRVERKENDRG, from the coding sequence ATGATGATCGCCGAATGGGGTCTGCTGAACTGGGCCGCCGCCATCTGCCTGGTGTTCCTCACCATCGGTCTGATCGGTGCGGTCTACCGCATTGTGCGCGGGCCCTCCATCCTGGACCGCGCCATCGCCACCGACGTCCTGCTGATCACCTTGTCCAGCGGCCTCGTCGTCGCCATGGTGCTGCAGGACACCACCGACTACATCATCTTCGTGGTGGTCGCCTCCGTCATCGGGTTCGTGGGGTCGGTGACGCTGGCTCGCTACACGGTGGACGCCGTCCCCGAAGTCAAACGCCATATGGAAGACGCCGAACACACCGATCATGAGCACCAGGCAGGCCGCTCTTCGGTGACCGGGCGCAACGCCGAAGAGACCCTGGGCGAGATCGGTGCGGTAGCGGGAATGACCGGCAGCGTGGACGCCCCGGATTCCCCCGAGGGTACGCTGCACGGTGCCGACCACCGGGGTGCCGGGCGCGTGGAGCGAAAGGAGAACGACCGTGGCTGA